A stretch of the Arachis stenosperma cultivar V10309 chromosome 6, arast.V10309.gnm1.PFL2, whole genome shotgun sequence genome encodes the following:
- the LOC130935108 gene encoding exportin-2: MEWNPQTLQFLSECFLHTLSPAPEPRRHAESSLDEASNRPNYGLAVLRLVAESSIDDQIRQAAAVNFKNHLRGRWSPAPSDDGGAPAVTPILDPEKEQIKSLIVPLMLSATPKIQSQLSEALAVIGKHDFPKSWPALLPELVSNLQKASQASDYTSINGILGTANSIFKKFRFQYKTNDLLLDLKYCLDNFAAPLLEIFLKTASLIDAAASSGGNAATLRPLFESQRLCCRIFFSLNFQELPEFFEDHMKEWMTEFRKYLTTSYPALEGSGNDGVAVVDELRAAVCENINLYMEKNEEEFQGYLNEFALAVWTLLGNVSQSSSRDQLAITAIKFLTTVSTSVHHTLFASEGVVPQICQCIVIPNVRLRDDDEELFEMNYIEFIRRDMEGSDLDTRRRIACELLKGIATHYGDVVRSIVSAQIQNLLSSFAANPAENWKDKDCAIYLVVSLATKKAGTSYVSTDLVDVQSFFESVIVPELQSPDVNGFPMLKAGALKFFTMFRSQISKQIALKFFPDLVRFLASESNVVHSYAASCIEKLLLVKDEVSRPRYTARDINPIFPMLMNNLFSALKLPESEENQYVMKCIMRVLGVADISAEVARVCIEGLAFILGEVCKNPKNPIFNHYLFESVAILVKRASERDPSLVSVFEASLFPRLEIILSNDVTEFFPYTFQLLAQLVELNRPPIPPIYMQIFEILLSPDSWKRAPNVPALVRLLQAFLQKAPNEINQGDRLTKVLGIFDTLIQSSSTSEQGFYVLNTVIESLEYNVIQPYISHVWAALFRELQRRRTVKLIKSLLIFMSLFLIKHGPSNLVETMNLVQPNIFNVILSQFWIPNLKLITGSIELKLTAVASTRLICESPVLLDPAAAESWGKMVDSIVTLLSRPEQDRAEEEPDMPDITENVGYTATFVRLYNAGKKEEDPLKDIRDSREFFVASISRLSALSPGRYPKVINETVDPTNQAALLQLCNSYNLTIV; this comes from the coding sequence ATGGAGTGGAACCCTCAAACTCTCCAGTTCCTATCGGAGTGCTTCCTCCACACTCTCTCTCCGGCGCCCGAGCCCCGCCGCCACGCAGAATCCTCACTTGATGAGGCTTCTAACCGCCCTAACTACGGACTCGCTGTCCTCCGCCTCGTTGCTGAGTCCTCCATCGATGACCAGATCCGCCAAGCTGCCGCCGTCAACTTCAAGAACCACCTCCGCGGTCGGTGGTCCCCCGCCCCTTCCGACGACGGAGGGGCCCCCGCTGTCACCCCAATACTCGACCCCGAGAAGGAGCAGATCAAATCCCTAATCGTCCCGCTGATGCTCTCCGCCACACCGAAGATTCAGAGCCAGCTCAGCGAAGCCCTCGCTGTAATCGGGAAGCATGATTTCCCCAAATCGTGGCCCGCGCTACTACCTGAGCTTGTGTCCAATCTTCAGAAAGCTTCGCAGGCTTCTGATTACACCTCCATTAACGGTATTCTCGGCACTGCCAATTCTATTTTCAAGAAGTTTCGTTTTCAGTATAAGACCAATGATCTCTTGCTTGATTTGAAGTATTGTCTCGATAATTTTGCTGCCCCTTTACTTGAGATTTTCCTCAAAACTGCTTCTCTGATTGATGCTGCTGCGAGTTCTGGAGGAAATGCTGCGACCCTGCGACCCCTCTTTGAGTCTCAGAGGTTGTGTTGTAggatatttttttctttaaatttccaGGAGCTCCCTGAATTTTTCGAGGATCATATGAAGGAGTGGATGACTGAGTTTAGGAAATATCTTACCACTAGTTATCCTGCTCTTGAGGGTAGTGGCAATGATGGTGTTGCGGTTGTTGATGAACTTAGGGCTGCTGTTTGTGAGAACATTAATCTTTATATGGAGAAGAATGAGGAGGAGTTCCAAGGATACTTGAATGAGTTTGCTCTTGCTGTGTGGACTTTGCTGGGAAATGTGTCCCAGTCATCTAGCCGCGATCAGCTTGCCATCACTGCAATCAAGTTTTTGACCACTGTCAGCACCAGTGTTCATCACACCTTGTTTGCCAGTGAAGGAGTTGTGCCGCAGATTTGCCAGTGTATTGTGATCCCGAATGTAAGATTGAGGGATGATGACGAGGAACTGTTTGAGATGAATTACATTGAGTTTATTAGGAGAGATATGGAAGGTAGTGATCTTGATACCAGGAGGAGGATTGCTTGTGAGCTACTTAAGGGGATTGCCACACATTATGGGGACGTTGTCAGAAGCATTGTTTCTGCGCaaatacaaaatttattaaGTTCCTTTGCTGCTAACCCCGCAGAAAATTGGAAGGATAAGGATTGTGCTATATACTTGGTAGTTTCTCTTGCAACCAAGAAGGCTGGAACTAGTTATGTGTCCACTGATCTTGTTGATGTTCAGAGCTTTTTTGAATCCGTTATTGTCCCTGAGCTGCAGAGTCCAGACGTGAATGGGTTTCCTATGCTTAAGGCAGGTGCACTCAAATTTTTTACTATGTTCCGCAGTCAAATATCAAAGCAAATAGCATTGAAGTTTTTCCCAGATTTGGTTCGTTTTCTTGCTTCAGAGTCAAATGTTGTTCATTCTTATGCTGCAAGTTGTATTGAAAAACTCTTGTTGGTAAAGGATGAGGTGAGTAGACCACGCTATACAGCCAGAGATATCAATCCGATTTTCCCAATGCTGATGAACAATCTTTTCAGTGCATTGAAGCTACCAGAGTCTGAGGAGAACCAATATGTAATGAAATGCATTATGCGGGTTCTTGGGGTTGCAGATATATCTGCTGAGGTTGCTCGAGTTTGCATTGAGGGGTTAGCTTTTATTCTTGGTGAAGTTTgcaaaaatcctaaaaaccccaTCTTTAACCATTATCTCTTTGAATCAGTTGCTATTCTTGTGAAGCGGGCTAGCGAGAGAGACCCATCTCTTGTATCTGTCTTTGAGGCGAGCCTTTTCCCTAGGCTTGAAATAATTTTATCCAATGATGTAACTGAGTTTTTCCCATACACATTCCAATTGCTTGCTCAGCTTGTTGAGTTAAACAGGCCTCCAATTCCACCAATCTACATGCAGATATTTGAGATCCTTTTGTCACCTGATTCTTGGAAGAGAGCTCCGAATGTTCCTGCCCTTGTGCGTCTACTCCAGGCCTTCCTTCAAAAGGCACCAAATGAAATCAATCAAGGTGATAGACTGACTAAAGTTCTTGGCATATTTGATACACTTATACAATCTTCTAGCACATCTGAGCAAGGATTTTATGTGCTCAATACTGTCATTGAGAGTCTCGAGTATAATGTTATACAGCCTTATATTTCCCATGTTTGGGCTGCTCTTTTCAGAGAGCTCCAACGAAGGCGGACAGTAAAACTTATCAAGTCCCTTTTAATATTCATGTCACTTTTCCTGATAAAACACGGGCCCTCAAATCTTGTTGAAACCATGAATCTTGTCCAGCCTAATATATTTAATGTGATTTTGAGCCAGTTCTGGATACCTAATCTCAAGTTAATCACCGGTTCTATTGAGCTCAAGTTGACTGCTGTTGCTTCAACAAGGCTCATTTGTGAGTCTCCAGTCCTGTTGGATCCTGCTGCTGCTGAATCATGGGGTAAAATGGTGGACAGCATTGTCACTCTTCTCTCACGACCAGAACAAGATAGGGCTGAGGAGGAACCTGATATGCCAGATATTACAGAAAATGTGGGTTATACTGCCACATTTGTTCGTCTTTACAATGCTGGGAAGAAGGAAGAGGATCCACTAAAAGATATAAGAGATTCTAGAGAATTTTTTGTTGCTTCAATATCTCGACTTTCTGCACTTTCTCCTGGGAGGTACCCCAAGGTCATAAATGAAACTGTTGATCCAACAAATCAAGCAGCTCTACTTCAGCTTTGCAACAGCTACAATCTCACAATAGTTTGA